In one Streptomyces sp. NBC_01241 genomic region, the following are encoded:
- a CDS encoding DUF397 domain-containing protein: MHHVYNGMAATELRGVVWQKSRHSNSQGSCVEFAKLPGGDVAMRNSRHPDGPALVYTPAEIEALLLGVKDGEFDHLIAGG; encoded by the coding sequence GTGCACCACGTGTACAACGGCATGGCGGCCACAGAGCTTCGCGGAGTCGTCTGGCAGAAGAGCAGACACAGCAACTCCCAGGGATCCTGCGTGGAGTTCGCGAAACTGCCCGGCGGGGATGTGGCGATGCGGAATTCGCGCCACCCCGACGGGCCGGCCCTGGTCTATACGCCGGCCGAGATAGAGGCGCTGTTGCTCGGGGTGAAGGACGGGGAGTTCGACCACCTCATAGCGGGCGGCTGA